TATCGCAAGATTGAATTGGAAGCTCCCTTCCACTCACTATGTAATGCCGGAGCGATCTCTTATGTCGAACTCGACGGGAACGTAAGGGCCAATACCGCCGCTTTCCAACGAATCGTGCAATACGCGCTGGCCCAGGACATCGGGTATTTCTCCATTAATCATCCGATTGACCGCTGTCCGTCCTGTGGCTATGAGGGCGTTATTGGAGATGTATGTCCCGGATGTGAGGCTCATGAAAACCACGTGCATTTCCAGCGGCTGCGCCGGGTGACGGGATATCTGACCGGTGACTATAAAGTGCGCTTCAATGGGGCGAAGCAGGCCGAAGTGAGAGACCGGGTGAAACATCGGTGAATCTGTATGGTTACATTCCGGAATCGGTGAATGAGGGGCCTGGCCTGCGTGCCGTGTTGTTCATCAGCGGATGCCGTCATGCCTGTCCGGGCTGCTTTAGCCCCGGCTCATGGAACTTCCGTGCAGGCGAACCATTTACGGAGGAGCGGCAGCAGCAGATTTTGCATGAGGTAACCTCTCATCCCTTGCTGGAAGGGGTAACGTTATGCGGAGGTGATCCTTTTTTCTCTGCGGCAGAATGCGCATCCTGGGTTCGGCAGCTTCGGGCTGCACGACCTGATCTGACTGTATGGGCATACACGGGGTTTGTGTATGAGGAATTGATTACAGACCCGTCACGGGCGGAGTTATCCCAGCTATGCGACGTCATTATCGATGGGCCTTATATCGCAGCTGAACGTGATGTGTCTCTTCCTTTTCGTGGCAGTCGTAATCAGCGCATCGTTAATGTGGGTGCAACAATGGCAGGCCGGACAATCGTTACCATGCAGTTAGATGCATGGTAACGATTTTTTTATTTGAGGGGGATCAAGCACAGCGTGGGCGATGATATGGTTCATTTTAAGGAGTCAAATCTGCCAATATATCTAGGATTCATAGAGCAATATTTTATTTCCGATCGGATTAATGATATATGTTGCAAGCCCTTAGGTTATCGTCTATGATTGGTAGCATAAGAGCAAGTATACGACGATTGCATCATGATACAATCTATCATCTATGCTTGGTCGCCAATTTCATAGCCAGAGATGTGTACGCACATTTCTGCACACGGAAACAGGTGCCTACCGCGCTACATGCGTGGTCAGGCTTAAAAGGGAAGCACGGTGTAAATCCGTCGCGGTCCCGCCACTGTATACGGGGAGTCTGTGCATATAATCCACTGGTGTAACCACCGGGAAGGAATGCATATGACCATGATCCGCAAGCCAGGAGACCTGCCTGTTTCGACAGCATCGCATGACCTACGGAAGATAGGAAGGTGTTAGAGCAACCGCTACAACTACTTATAGCAGGTGTTCTTTCCCATTCTATCTTTGTGCACAGTCGTCATTCATGATGCCTGTTTCTCGGGGTATGGAATCGGAAGGAATGCCTTTTTTTGATGCTTTCAAAAGAAACACACCACAATAGCTTCAACTTGATGAGTTACCTATTATAAATGAGGAGGAATTTTACATGTCGCAATCACAGCAACAACAGCCACAAGTACTGACAGGCAACCTTGGTTACCCCCGTATCGGTGCGGGACGCGAATGGAAAAAAGCACTGGAGTCCTTCTGGGCTGGCCGAATCGATGAATCTACGCTTCATCAGGAGCTGACCACACTTCGGTTGCAGGATCTGAAGAAACAGCAGGCACAGCAGCTCGATCTGATTCCTGTGGGCGACTTCTCCTACTATGATCATATTCTTGACGTATCGGCGATGTTTGGCGTCGTTCCTGAGCGCTTTAACCATGCAGGCGGACCGGTATCCGTTTCTACTTATTACGCCATGGCCCGGGGTAATGATCAGGCAACAGCCTGTGAGATGACCAAGTGGCTGAACACCAACTATCACTACATCGTTCCTGAGATTAATAATGATACTGCATTTGCATTGCTTGAAAATAAACCCCTTGCCGCCTATCGCGAAGCGAAGCAAGAGCTTGGGCTGGAAGGTAAACCGGTCGTAGTCGGTCCGTACTCGTATGTACGTTTCGCCAAAGGCTATGACGCGGAACGCTTCGCAGAGATCGTCACACGCCTCGTTCCCGTATACGCCCAGCTTCTGTCTGAGCTTCAAGCAGAAGGCGTACAGTGGGTACAGATCGACGAGCCTGCTCTGACGCTGGCTGTCTCTTCCGAAGATGAAGCCTTGCTGCAACAGGTGTATGCTGCCTTGGCACAAGCTGCACCGGAATTGAAGCTGCTGCTTCAAACGTACTTCGAATCGGTGGAAGCTTATCCGGTCGTGACAGCACTGCCTGTTGCCGGAATCGGCCTGGACCTGGTCCACGGCTATGAAGGCAACCTCGCCAGCCTGCGGGAGCATGGCTTCCCGCAGGATAAATGGTTGGGCGCCGGTGTCATCGACGGGCGCAACATCTGGCGTGCCGATCTCGCAGAGACGGCGAAGCTGCTGGAGCAGGTGGCTGAATTCGCAGTCGAAGGCAAGCTAATCATTCAGCCTTCCTGCAGCCTGTTGCATGTACCGGTTACTGCCGCTCAGGAGAGCGCGCTTGATCCGGTACTGCGCAATGCCCTGGCCTTTGCCGACGAGAAGCTGGAGGAAATAGCGACGCTCGGCACGTTGTTGTCCGGCGGTGCAAAGCAGGCGGACCAAGCAGCGGCTTTGGCTGAAGCCAGCCGCCGCGCCCAGGCAAGCACCGAAGCGGTGCGCCTGCTGAGCGAGTCCGAATCACGGACACGCCTGAGTGGTGCGCCTGCAGGGGTGCACGCTGACGAGCAGTTGCTCCGCAACGCGTCATTCCAGGAGCGACGCGAATTGCAGCAGCAAAAATGGTCGCTCCCGCTGCTGCCAACAACAACCATTGGCAGCTTCCCGCAAACAGCAGACGTGCGCAAAGCACGTGCACTCTTCCGTAAAGGGGAATGGAATGCGGAGCAATATGATGCCTATGTACGTGAACAGATCCAAGAATGGATTACTATCCAGGAGGAAATTGGTCTGGATGTGCTGGTACACGGTGAGTTCGAACGTACCGATATGGTCGAGTTTTTCGGTGAGAAGCTGACCGGATTCGCCTTCACCAAAAATGGCTGGGTACAGTCCTACGGCTCACGCTGCGTGAAGCCACCTGTAATCTACGGAGATGTACTGTTCAATGAACCGATGACGGTGAAAGAAACAGCCTATGCACAGACACTGACCAGCAAACCGGTGAAAGGCATGCTAACAGGTCCGGTAACGATCCTGAACTGGTCCTTTGTCCGCTCGGATAT
This window of the Paenibacillus marchantiae genome carries:
- the nrdG gene encoding anaerobic ribonucleoside-triphosphate reductase activating protein, whose product is MNLYGYIPESVNEGPGLRAVLFISGCRHACPGCFSPGSWNFRAGEPFTEERQQQILHEVTSHPLLEGVTLCGGDPFFSAAECASWVRQLRAARPDLTVWAYTGFVYEELITDPSRAELSQLCDVIIDGPYIAAERDVSLPFRGSRNQRIVNVGATMAGRTIVTMQLDAW
- the metE gene encoding 5-methyltetrahydropteroyltriglutamate--homocysteine S-methyltransferase, whose amino-acid sequence is MSQSQQQQPQVLTGNLGYPRIGAGREWKKALESFWAGRIDESTLHQELTTLRLQDLKKQQAQQLDLIPVGDFSYYDHILDVSAMFGVVPERFNHAGGPVSVSTYYAMARGNDQATACEMTKWLNTNYHYIVPEINNDTAFALLENKPLAAYREAKQELGLEGKPVVVGPYSYVRFAKGYDAERFAEIVTRLVPVYAQLLSELQAEGVQWVQIDEPALTLAVSSEDEALLQQVYAALAQAAPELKLLLQTYFESVEAYPVVTALPVAGIGLDLVHGYEGNLASLREHGFPQDKWLGAGVIDGRNIWRADLAETAKLLEQVAEFAVEGKLIIQPSCSLLHVPVTAAQESALDPVLRNALAFADEKLEEIATLGTLLSGGAKQADQAAALAEASRRAQASTEAVRLLSESESRTRLSGAPAGVHADEQLLRNASFQERRELQQQKWSLPLLPTTTIGSFPQTADVRKARALFRKGEWNAEQYDAYVREQIQEWITIQEEIGLDVLVHGEFERTDMVEFFGEKLTGFAFTKNGWVQSYGSRCVKPPVIYGDVLFNEPMTVKETAYAQTLTSKPVKGMLTGPVTILNWSFVRSDIPRSEVSYQIARAIRDEVEALEQAGIEMIQVDEPALREGLPLKRSKWDEYLQWAVESFRLATATVKPTTQVHTHMCYCEFDDIIEAISDLDADVISIETSRSHGELVGSFEQNTYDKGIGLGVYDIHSPRVPGKDEMLNMIERALQVLPADLFWVNPDCGLKTRGKAEVVDALSIMVDAARTARERVTADSSI